One Jatrophihabitans sp. genomic window carries:
- a CDS encoding MoxR family ATPase has product MDAAAAAQACDGVLSEVGRAVVGKRGRLAMVLAGILAGGHVLIEDNPGLAKTLAARSFAQALGLGFRRIQFTPDLLPSDITGSFVYDQRQGEFEFRAGPLFAGLVLADEINRTPPKTQAALLEAMQERQATVEGRTFALPEPFHVIATANPIEYEGTYPLPEAQLDRFLLRVSFGYPSQDEEWQVLQRRMARRAEAITLNPVLDAAGLLAVQRVVEGIEVEESVGRYCVALVDATRFHHHLLVGASPRGALALLLVARAYALINHRDFVTPEDVKAIAVAALAHRVTLRPEMWMRQLSPAEVISTVLAEVPAPVTGTDRPRLPPASRP; this is encoded by the coding sequence ATGGACGCGGCGGCGGCTGCCCAGGCCTGTGACGGGGTGTTGAGCGAGGTCGGCCGGGCGGTGGTCGGCAAGCGTGGCCGGCTGGCCATGGTGCTGGCCGGAATCCTGGCCGGAGGGCACGTCCTGATCGAGGACAACCCGGGCCTGGCCAAGACGCTGGCGGCACGGTCCTTCGCCCAGGCGCTCGGCCTGGGGTTCCGCCGGATCCAGTTCACCCCGGACCTGCTGCCTTCCGACATCACCGGCTCCTTCGTCTATGACCAGCGCCAGGGCGAGTTCGAGTTTCGCGCCGGACCGCTGTTCGCCGGCCTGGTGCTGGCTGATGAGATCAACCGGACGCCGCCCAAGACCCAGGCGGCGCTGCTGGAGGCGATGCAGGAGCGCCAGGCCACCGTCGAGGGCCGCACCTTCGCGCTGCCCGAGCCGTTCCACGTGATCGCCACCGCCAACCCGATCGAATACGAGGGCACCTATCCGCTGCCCGAGGCCCAGCTGGACCGGTTCCTGCTGCGGGTGTCCTTCGGCTACCCGAGTCAGGATGAGGAATGGCAGGTGTTGCAGCGCCGGATGGCACGCCGGGCTGAGGCGATCACCCTGAACCCGGTGCTGGACGCGGCCGGCCTGCTGGCGGTGCAACGGGTCGTGGAGGGCATCGAGGTCGAGGAGAGCGTCGGTCGTTACTGCGTCGCGCTGGTCGACGCCACCCGGTTTCATCACCACCTGCTGGTGGGCGCCTCACCGCGTGGCGCGCTGGCCCTGCTGCTGGTCGCAAGGGCCTACGCCCTGATCAACCATCGCGACTTCGTGACACCGGAGGACGTCAAGGCGATCGCGGTCGCGGCGCTGGCCCACCGGGTGACGCTGCGCCCGGAGATGTGGATGCGCCAGCTGTCGCCGGCCGAGGTGATCTCAACGGTGCTGGCCGAGGTGCCGGCCCCGGTGACCGGAACCGACCGGCCGCGGCTGCCGCCGGCGAGCCGGCCATGA
- a CDS encoding DUF4129 domain-containing protein: MRFNAGNGGLAAAALAGFLLVGLAARAEPEQSGAPSAVRSGGPREAATTAVPQPDQWTTPPPEATGDFRVPWSLIQWVLLGALLLAVLGLAVVLGPRLIAWLRSRRAASRTARPVEPAREEVLRRVPDRLRAPVTDVAQGQIRDGVILCWHRLEQAAEAAGLPRLPSETSSDLAERLLSTLPLSQAPLDRLAALYREARFSSHPIPAEAVTQARADLARLRSELEAARAAGPPVRAGHD; the protein is encoded by the coding sequence GTGAGGTTCAACGCCGGCAACGGGGGGCTGGCGGCGGCGGCGCTGGCCGGTTTTCTGCTGGTCGGGCTGGCCGCGCGGGCCGAGCCGGAGCAGTCAGGCGCTCCGAGCGCCGTCCGGTCGGGCGGCCCTCGAGAGGCTGCGACCACCGCCGTCCCCCAGCCCGATCAATGGACCACGCCGCCCCCGGAGGCCACTGGCGACTTCCGGGTGCCCTGGTCGCTCATCCAGTGGGTCCTCCTCGGCGCGCTGCTGCTCGCGGTGCTCGGGCTCGCGGTCGTTCTCGGACCGCGGCTGATCGCCTGGCTGCGTTCGCGGCGGGCTGCCTCCAGGACCGCGCGGCCGGTCGAGCCGGCGCGTGAAGAAGTCCTCAGGCGGGTCCCGGACAGGCTGCGCGCGCCGGTGACCGACGTGGCACAGGGCCAGATCCGGGACGGGGTGATCCTGTGCTGGCACCGGCTGGAGCAGGCCGCCGAGGCAGCCGGCCTGCCTCGCCTGCCGTCTGAGACCTCCTCCGACTTGGCCGAGCGGTTGCTGTCCACGCTGCCGCTGAGCCAGGCGCCGCTGGACCGGCTGGCCGCCCTGTACCGCGAAGCCCGGTTCTCCAGCCATCCGATACCGGCCGAGGCGGTCACGCAGGCCCGCGCCGACCTCGCCCGGCTGCGCTCGGAGCTCGAGGCGGCCAGAGCCGCCGGACCGCCGGTCCGAGCAGGGCATGACTGA
- a CDS encoding cystathionine gamma-synthase, producing the protein MGNSMNDSSALGRLGFNSRAIHAGQEPDPLTGAVAVPIYQTSTYKQDGVGGLRNGYEYSRSGNPTRTALEECLAALEGGARGLAFASGLAAEDTLLRALCSPGDHMLLPDDAYGGTYRLVARVLSRWGVEFTAVHMHDTAAVAAAIQPNTRVIWVETPTNPLLNIVDIAALAEVSRQHQTMMVVDNTFASPYLQQPLALGADVVVHSTTKYLGGHSDVVGGAVVTRDAEVGEQVAFYQNSMGAICGPFDAWLVMRGIKTLGVRMDRHCSNAAQIVRFLGQHPAVSSVLYPGLPNHPNHEVAARQMSGFGGMVSFRMRGGEEAALKVCELTQMFTLGESLGGIESLIEHPARMTHASVAGSPLEVPGDLIRLSVGIEDIEDLLADLTAALA; encoded by the coding sequence ATGGGCAACTCGATGAATGACAGCAGCGCGCTGGGCCGGCTCGGTTTCAACTCCCGGGCGATCCACGCCGGGCAGGAACCGGACCCACTGACCGGAGCGGTCGCGGTGCCGATCTACCAGACCTCCACGTACAAGCAGGACGGCGTCGGGGGCCTGCGTAACGGCTATGAGTACAGCCGGTCCGGAAACCCGACCAGGACGGCGCTGGAGGAGTGCTTGGCGGCTCTGGAGGGCGGCGCGCGAGGGCTGGCCTTCGCCTCGGGCTTGGCAGCCGAGGACACCTTGCTGCGGGCGCTCTGCTCTCCCGGTGACCACATGCTGCTGCCCGATGACGCCTATGGCGGCACTTACCGGCTGGTCGCCCGGGTGCTGAGCCGATGGGGCGTGGAGTTCACCGCCGTCCACATGCACGACACCGCCGCGGTGGCTGCCGCGATCCAGCCCAACACCCGCGTCATCTGGGTGGAGACGCCCACCAACCCGCTGCTCAACATCGTCGACATCGCGGCGCTGGCCGAGGTCTCGCGGCAGCACCAGACGATGATGGTCGTCGACAACACCTTCGCCTCGCCCTACCTGCAGCAGCCGCTGGCTCTGGGCGCCGACGTCGTGGTGCACTCGACCACCAAGTACCTCGGCGGGCACTCCGACGTGGTCGGCGGGGCGGTGGTCACCCGCGACGCCGAGGTCGGTGAGCAGGTGGCCTTCTACCAGAACTCGATGGGCGCCATCTGCGGCCCGTTCGACGCTTGGCTGGTGATGCGCGGCATCAAGACCCTGGGCGTGCGGATGGACCGGCACTGCTCCAACGCCGCGCAGATCGTGCGGTTCCTCGGTCAGCACCCGGCGGTCTCGAGCGTGCTGTACCCGGGCCTGCCCAACCATCCCAACCATGAGGTCGCCGCCCGGCAGATGAGCGGCTTCGGCGGCATGGTGTCCTTCCGGATGCGCGGCGGTGAAGAGGCGGCGCTGAAGGTGTGCGAGCTGACTCAGATGTTCACCCTCGGCGAGTCGCTGGGCGGCATCGAGTCGCTCATCGAGCACCCGGCGCGGATGACGCACGCCAGCGTGGCGGGCTCACCGCTGGAGGTCCCGGGCGACCTGATCCGGCTGTCGGTCGGCATCGAGGACATCGAGGATCTGCTGGCAGACCTCACCGCGGCGCTGGCCTGA
- a CDS encoding serine hydrolase, translating into MPRAPMSRGVAVLLLAAVLLTVAWVSGRPWTAAHRALEAAPRLAVAGGSPMVTAAPAGVAAAPAGAAATAPAGVAAAPAGVAATAPLPARPSAAQQAGCLNRLFGGGGDSYSVAALDLSTGRSVRLGAGGGMVAASLVKLDFLQALLHQHQLSGRPLSPSQHHDARAMMRRSDNAAADRIWAAVGGNTGLRRYNSLLGLRDTVFDADGRWGLSTTSADDQMLLLQALTSTSSPLEAASRRYALELMGQVQSDQRWGVSAAGDPGSDPAIKNGWLGVDADGGRWVANSAGVLQVGGRQVLMVVLSQHQPGYSTAVARVRQAALDVAAGL; encoded by the coding sequence ATGCCCAGAGCACCGATGAGCCGGGGCGTCGCGGTCCTGCTGCTCGCAGCCGTCCTGCTGACGGTGGCCTGGGTGAGCGGCCGGCCTTGGACGGCCGCTCACCGCGCTCTGGAGGCCGCGCCGCGCCTGGCGGTGGCCGGCGGTTCGCCAATGGTCACCGCGGCGCCGGCCGGGGTTGCCGCAGCGCCGGCCGGGGCTGCCGCGACGGCGCCGGCCGGGGTTGCGGCAGCGCCGGCCGGGGTTGCCGCGACGGCGCCGCTGCCGGCCCGGCCGAGCGCCGCCCAGCAGGCCGGCTGCCTGAACAGGCTGTTCGGCGGTGGCGGTGACTCCTACTCCGTCGCCGCGCTGGATCTGTCCACCGGCAGGTCTGTCCGTCTCGGAGCCGGCGGCGGCATGGTCGCGGCCAGCCTCGTCAAGCTCGATTTCCTCCAGGCCCTGCTTCACCAGCATCAGCTGAGCGGACGGCCGCTGTCGCCGAGCCAGCATCATGACGCGCGCGCCATGATGCGGCGCAGTGACAACGCCGCTGCCGACCGCATCTGGGCGGCGGTGGGTGGGAACACCGGCCTGCGCCGTTACAACTCGTTGCTCGGCCTGCGCGACACGGTCTTCGACGCCGACGGCAGATGGGGGCTGTCGACCACCTCGGCCGATGATCAGATGCTCCTGCTGCAGGCGCTGACCTCGACGAGCTCGCCGCTGGAGGCAGCCTCCCGGCGGTACGCGCTGGAGCTGATGGGCCAGGTCCAGTCCGACCAGCGCTGGGGTGTCAGCGCGGCCGGGGACCCGGGCAGCGACCCGGCGATCAAGAACGGCTGGTTAGGCGTCGACGCCGACGGCGGGCGGTGGGTCGCCAACAGCGCCGGCGTGCTCCAGGTGGGCGGCCGTCAGGTTCTGATGGTGGTGCTGAGCCAGCACCAGCCCGGGTACTCCACCGCGGTGGCCCGGGTGCGGCAGGCAGCCCTTGACGTGGCTGCCGGCCTGTGA